From Acidimicrobiales bacterium, one genomic window encodes:
- the groES gene encoding co-chaperone GroES produces MKLQPLEDRIVVRPGESEETTASGLVIPDTAKEKPQQGEVLAVGPGRRAENTGELVPLDVKVGDTVVYSKYGGTEITIDGEDLLILTSRDVLAKTGK; encoded by the coding sequence ATGAAGCTCCAGCCGCTTGAGGACCGGATCGTGGTCCGTCCCGGCGAGTCGGAGGAGACGACGGCGTCCGGCCTCGTCATCCCGGACACCGCCAAGGAGAAGCCCCAGCAGGGTGAGGTCCTGGCCGTCGGTCCCGGCCGCCGGGCCGAGAACACCGGGGAGCTCGTCCCCCTCGACGTCAAGGTCGGGGACACGGTCGTCTACTCCAAGTACGGCGGTACCGAGATCACCATCGACGGGGAGGACCTGCTGATCCTGACCAGCCGCGACGTGCTGGCCAAGACGGGCAAGTAG